From the genome of Actinomycetota bacterium:
CTGAAGCTTTGCCCTACATTTGTATTGCATAGAATGCATATAATAAAATATGTAAAAATATTTTTTATGTGAAAACAGTAGTTAAAGTAATAGCTAACGTCAAAACTATATAAGGAGGTATTTCAATGAAAAGCATAAAGGCTGAAATAGGAGTTTTTGGAGGGTCAGGATTTTACTCATTCTTGGAAGATGTTGAGGAAATTTCAGTAAAGACTCCTTATGGTAATCCAAGTGATGTAATAACTATAGGCAACATAGCAGGTAGAAGAGTTGCTTTTTTACCAAGACATGGTAGAAATCATCAATACCCACCACACATGATAAATTACAGAGCAAATGTATATGCTATGAAAGAGTTAGGTGTTACAAGAATATTTGGACCAAATGCAGCCGGAAGTTTAAAGGTAAATGTTAAACCAGGTGAATTTGTAATATGTGATCAATATATAGATGGAACTTCTGGAAGAAATACTACATTTTATGATGGACCAAAAACTACCCATGTTAGTGGGGCAGATCCCTACTGTCCTGAAATGAGAAAAATAGTTATAGAAACCGCAAAAGAGTTAGAAATACCAATTCATGAAAAAGGAACAGTTGTTGTGATTCAAGGTCCAAGATTCAGTACTAGAGCTGAGAGTAAGTGGTTCTCTTCATTAGGTTGGGAAGTTATTAATATGACTCAGTTTCCAGAATGTCATCTTGCAAGAGAGCTTGAGATCTGTTATGTTAACATTTCACTAATAACAGATTATGATGTAGGTTTAGAGGGTCATCCTGATTTAAAACCAGTAAGTCACGAAGAGGTAATTAAAGTTTTTACTGAAAATAATGAAAAACTAAAAAAGCTAATTTTCACAACTATTCAAAAGATTGCTGAGAAAAGAGATTGCATTTGTGCTAAAGCATTAGAAGGAGCAAGTTTTTAATGTTAGAGCGTAATATAAAACTTTTTAAAATTTTTGGAATAGAAGTAGGTTTAAATTGGAGTTGGTTTCTAATTTTCATATTGGTAATATTTTCACTTTCAACTCAAGTCTTCCCTGGCTGGTATCCACAATTCTCACTAATAACAAATCTAATTTTAGGTTTTATAACAGCAATATTCTTCTTTGCCTCAATACTAACTCATGAACTTTCTCATTCAGTTGTAGCAAATTTAAGTGGTATATCTATAAGAAAGATAAATTTGTTTATATTTGGTGGTGTAGCACAGATGAGTAAACCGCCACAAACAGCAGTTCAGGAATTCTTAATGGCAATTGCTGGTCCACTTGCAAGTTTCGTACTTTCAATTTTTTTTGGAATATTTTGGTTTGGATTACAATTAACTAATTTTAAATTTCTTCCAGTAATTGCTTTCTTTGGATATCTATCTCTAATTAACCTAAGTTTAGGTATTTTCAACCTTCTTCCAGGTTTTCCTTTAGACGGGGGAAGGATACTAAGGTCAATATTATGGTATCTTACAGAAGATCTTTTGTCATCCACAAGGATTGCCTCGATTTTAGGACAGATAATAGGATATAGCATGGCTGCATTTGGTTTTATGTCAATATTTATCTACCAGCTTCAATCTTTTGGTGGTTTATGGTTTGTTGTTTTAGGATTGTTCCTGCAAAATTTAGCCAAAACAAGCTATAAACAAGAGATTATTAGGTCTTCTTTAGAGACAGTTTTTGTGCGAGATGTTATGAGAAGGGATGTCCAAACAATAAACCCAGACATAACAATAAATGATCTGGTTAAAAACTGGTTCATGATCTATGGTCATAAGATATTTCCAGTTCTCGAAAATGGAGAAATAATTGGAACTGTTTCTACCGAAGACGTTAAAATAATACCTAAAGATAGATGGCTAACAACTACAGTTAGAGAAGTGTTAAAAACTATAAAAGAAAGTCAACTTATAAACTTAGAATCAAAGGTAATGGATGCTCTACACAAAATGAATGGTAATCAACTGGATTATCTTTTAATTGTAGAACAAAATAGATTGTTAGGTATTATTCATATAGATGATATTATGCGATATGTGAAGTTAAAGAGGGATTTTAAAATATGATAAAAACAAAGTTGATTTTCGATCCTATATCTGGTGGTGGGATAGGTAAGGAATACATAAATGATGTTGTTGAAAAATTGAAAAATAATAAGGTTGATCTCGATTTATATTATACAAAAAAAGTTGGAGATGCCAGAGAAGTTGCTAAAGAAATTAAAGAAAATGAGTTCGATGTTGTAGCAGTAATGGGAGGGGATGGTACAATAAATGAGGTTATAAATGGTCTTTTACCCACAAATATCCCTATAGCTATAATTCCATCCGGTATTGCTAATGTTTTTGCAAATGAAGTTGGGATCTCAAGAAATCTCTTAAAAGCGTGTGAAGCTATTTATAAAGGGAGCTTGTATGAAGTTGACCTTGGTAAAATAAATGATAGTTATTTTCTCTCATTAGCTAGTATAGGTTTTGATTCTCATGTACTTAAAGATACACCATCTTCGCTAAAAAGAAAGTATGGAAAATTAGCTTACATATATACAGGAATAAAAACTATTTTTTCTTATGAGCCCCATCCAATATATGTGACTGTTAAAGAAAATGCTAAAAAGAAAAAATGTTATTTTATGGTAATTGGGAATGTTAGTATTTATGGTGAGCCTTATGTAAAGATGACACCTAAGGCTTCAATAAATGATGGGCTTTTAGATGTTTGTCTTTTTAAAAAGGAAAATCCGATAAACTATTTTCGCTACTTTTTAGGAGCTCTGTTAAGGCTTCATACTCAATTTCCAGATGTTGAATATTTTCAGACAGAGAAACTATATGTTGAAAGTGAAAAACCGCTTATGGTAGAGGCTGATGGGGATGTGTGGGGAGAACTTCCCACTACATTTTCAATCTTAAAACAAGGTTTAAGAGTTTTATTGCAAAAATAAAAATAATTATTTTTTGTCATTCTAAACGAAGCGAAGCGGAGTGAAGAATCTCATTAAAAAACATATATTATAATAGAATTTTAAGAAATAATTTTTAGAAAGGTGTGAATTAAAAAATGATTGAAATTACTAAAAAGCAACTATCAAAAATGATTGATCATACCAATCTAAAACCAGATGCAACTCAACAAGATATAATTAATCTTTGTAAAGAAGCGAAGAAATATGGATTTTGTGCAGTTTGTATAAGTCCTATATATGTTTCTTTGGCACATGAGTTGTTGAAAGATACGGATGTCAAAGTGGATTCAGTTGTAGGTTTTCCCTTGGGATATACATTTACAAAGGTAAAAGCTTTTGAGACTAAAGAATTAATAGATAGTAGTGCAGACGAGATAGATATGGTTATGAATCTCGTTGCTTTAAAACAGAAAAATTATTCTTTGGTCTTAAATGATATTAAGGCTGTAGTTAAAGCAGCTAAGGGAAAAACTGTTAAAGTGATATTAGAAACTTGTTATTTAACTGATAAGCAGATAATAAAAGCTTGCAAATTAAGTAAAGAAGCTGGAGCACACTTTGTAAAAACATCTACAGGATTTGGTCCATCAGGGGCAAAAGTTGAACATGTAAAACTGATGAGGGAAACAGTGGGAGAGAAAATGGGTGTTAAAGCAGCTGGGGGAATTAGAACTTTTGATGATGCTATCAAAATGATAGAAGCTGGAGCAAATCGAATAGGAACAAGCAGTGGAGTAGCAATCATTGAGAGATTTAAAGAATAATTTTGGAATTAGTCAAGATATTAATAATATATGAATATTATTTATGTCATTAGAATTTAAAGGATTTAGAAAGTGATTTTAAAAAGGAAAGATCCAATAGCAATATTTGATTCAGGAGTAGGTGGACTTTCAGTTTTAATTGAGGTTAAAAAAATTCTACCCTATGAGAAAATAATATATCTTGCTGACAAGAAAAGACATCCCTTTGGTACTCGCCCTAAAGATGAGATAGAAAAGATTGCTTATGAGATAATCAATTTTTTAATCTCAAAAGATGTAAAAATGATTGTTATTGCTTGTAATACTGCCTCTACGATTAAATTAGATGATTTAAGAGCAAAATATAATGTTCCAATTATTGGGATGATAGATATAGAAGTAATTTCTAAATATATTAAGAAATT
Proteins encoded in this window:
- a CDS encoding S-methyl-5'-thioadenosine phosphorylase, whose amino-acid sequence is MKSIKAEIGVFGGSGFYSFLEDVEEISVKTPYGNPSDVITIGNIAGRRVAFLPRHGRNHQYPPHMINYRANVYAMKELGVTRIFGPNAAGSLKVNVKPGEFVICDQYIDGTSGRNTTFYDGPKTTHVSGADPYCPEMRKIVIETAKELEIPIHEKGTVVVIQGPRFSTRAESKWFSSLGWEVINMTQFPECHLARELEICYVNISLITDYDVGLEGHPDLKPVSHEEVIKVFTENNEKLKKLIFTTIQKIAEKRDCICAKALEGASF
- a CDS encoding site-2 protease family protein, which translates into the protein MLERNIKLFKIFGIEVGLNWSWFLIFILVIFSLSTQVFPGWYPQFSLITNLILGFITAIFFFASILTHELSHSVVANLSGISIRKINLFIFGGVAQMSKPPQTAVQEFLMAIAGPLASFVLSIFFGIFWFGLQLTNFKFLPVIAFFGYLSLINLSLGIFNLLPGFPLDGGRILRSILWYLTEDLLSSTRIASILGQIIGYSMAAFGFMSIFIYQLQSFGGLWFVVLGLFLQNLAKTSYKQEIIRSSLETVFVRDVMRRDVQTINPDITINDLVKNWFMIYGHKIFPVLENGEIIGTVSTEDVKIIPKDRWLTTTVREVLKTIKESQLINLESKVMDALHKMNGNQLDYLLIVEQNRLLGIIHIDDIMRYVKLKRDFKI
- a CDS encoding diacylglycerol kinase family lipid kinase, producing MIKTKLIFDPISGGGIGKEYINDVVEKLKNNKVDLDLYYTKKVGDAREVAKEIKENEFDVVAVMGGDGTINEVINGLLPTNIPIAIIPSGIANVFANEVGISRNLLKACEAIYKGSLYEVDLGKINDSYFLSLASIGFDSHVLKDTPSSLKRKYGKLAYIYTGIKTIFSYEPHPIYVTVKENAKKKKCYFMVIGNVSIYGEPYVKMTPKASINDGLLDVCLFKKENPINYFRYFLGALLRLHTQFPDVEYFQTEKLYVESEKPLMVEADGDVWGELPTTFSILKQGLRVLLQK
- the deoC gene encoding deoxyribose-phosphate aldolase, with protein sequence MIEITKKQLSKMIDHTNLKPDATQQDIINLCKEAKKYGFCAVCISPIYVSLAHELLKDTDVKVDSVVGFPLGYTFTKVKAFETKELIDSSADEIDMVMNLVALKQKNYSLVLNDIKAVVKAAKGKTVKVILETCYLTDKQIIKACKLSKEAGAHFVKTSTGFGPSGAKVEHVKLMRETVGEKMGVKAAGGIRTFDDAIKMIEAGANRIGTSSGVAIIERFKE